GTGTAAACGCTTTCTGATATATAGGGTAGAATGATGACTTGTTTATAAAATTGAAAAAAAGACGTATGTACATTAATATAGTTTGTATATTTTATTTGCGTTGTTAAAGAGAATGAGGATGAAATGACGTGCGTTTTATGAATCCTCACTCAAAATCTTAACTAAAGGGATATGATGAAAAATGGAACACAATGCGGAGTATGAAGGAAATGGACGACTTATCATAGGAATCGTTCTAGGTGTAATTACATTTTGGTTATTTGCCTTATCTTTAGTCAACGTTGTGCCGACGTTACATAAAGAGTTAGGTGCGAATTTTGGTTTAATCAATGTTGCGGTGAGTTTGACGTCACTTTTCTCAGGTATGTTTGTAGTTGGCGCTGGAGGGATTGCAGATAAATACGGTCCCGTAAAAATGACTTATGTCGGCCTATTGTTAAGTGTAATCGGCTCACTCATTATTGTCGTTTCACCACACATTTGGCCAATGATTATCGGGCGTGGCATTCAAGGGTTGTCAGCAGCATTTGTCATGCCGGCAACATTATCTATCATTAAAGGGTACTACCATGGACGTCATCGTCAAGCTGCATTAAGTTATTGGTCCATCGGCTCATGGGGTGGCGGTGGTGTGGCATCATTTTTTGGTGGCATTACCGATACATTTTTAGGGTGGCGTTGGATTTTTATTTTTTCAATTATGGTTGCCATCGCAGCAATGATTTTAATTAAAGGAACTCCTGAAGTGCCACGTAAAGCAAGCGTCGCGCGTCAAAAATTTGATTTCGCAGGTTTAGTACTGTTTTTGATTTTTATTTTAAGTTTAAATTTAATCATTACACAAAGTTCAGATTATGGTATAGGTTCACCTATCATTTTATCTTTGATCGCACTTTTTATTATTTCAATTGTGATTTTTGTCATTTTAGAGAAGAGACGCAAAACCCCTTTAGTAGACTTTGACGTTTTTAAAGACAAAGGGTATACAGGGGCAACACTTTCTAATTTTTTAATGAATGCGGTTGCTGGTACGTTAATTGTTGGAAATACATTTGTTCAAGAAGATAAAGGATTTACGTCTGCGCAAGCAGGGTACCTCTCTATCACGTATTTAGTGATGGTATTGATTACAATTCGAGTAGGCGAAAAAATCTTACAACATCTTGGTGCACAAAAGCCAATGTATATCGGTAGTATACTTAATATGGTCGGTATCATTTTAATCTCATTAACATTTTTACCTACGACTGCTTATGTCATCGCTTGCGTGATTGGATATTTCATTTATGGTTTAGGTTTAGGATTATACGCAACACCATCAATGGATACTGCAATCGCTAATGCGGATGAAGAACATATTGGCATGGCATCAGGAATATATAAAATGTCATCTTCTCTTGGTAACGCATTCGGTATTGCACTTTCTACAACGATTTTTGCGATTGGAACATCCGCTTTTAATATGCAAGTTGGAGCGATGTTTGGATTATGGTTTAACGTCATCCTCGCATTTATTTCATTTTTACTTGTTGCATTTTTAGTTCCGAAATCTCAAGGTGTTCAAATAGAGAAATAGAAGGCTGTTTGTTTTTATCCTTCCTGCCCAATTTAGTGTTACAATTAAGTAAACAAGAGGTTGTGCATAATATGAATAAATCCCCTCACTATGCCAGTGGTGAGGGGGTTTTTTGTCGGCTATTTTATTCAACTTAAACGTGTACATAAGTGTCTGACTTTATAACGTAAACTATGAGAATAAGTGGAATGATTTACGTTTCAAAGTCATTTTCTTCGTGCAATCATTGTGATTAAACTAAGTATTTACGTTTTGTTCAGGCTAATAGAAATTAATCACGTTTCCCTTTATAGTTCGTAAAGAAATCATGGGTTAATTTTTTAACTTGTGGTGCAAGTATCACAACGGCGATAATGTTTGGTATGAGTACAATTGCTAAGGCTAAATCGAGCAAGTTCCATAACTGTGTACCGACACCAATAGAGCCGA
The sequence above is a segment of the Staphylococcus hyicus genome. Coding sequences within it:
- a CDS encoding MFS transporter; this translates as MEHNAEYEGNGRLIIGIVLGVITFWLFALSLVNVVPTLHKELGANFGLINVAVSLTSLFSGMFVVGAGGIADKYGPVKMTYVGLLLSVIGSLIIVVSPHIWPMIIGRGIQGLSAAFVMPATLSIIKGYYHGRHRQAALSYWSIGSWGGGGVASFFGGITDTFLGWRWIFIFSIMVAIAAMILIKGTPEVPRKASVARQKFDFAGLVLFLIFILSLNLIITQSSDYGIGSPIILSLIALFIISIVIFVILEKRRKTPLVDFDVFKDKGYTGATLSNFLMNAVAGTLIVGNTFVQEDKGFTSAQAGYLSITYLVMVLITIRVGEKILQHLGAQKPMYIGSILNMVGIILISLTFLPTTAYVIACVIGYFIYGLGLGLYATPSMDTAIANADEEHIGMASGIYKMSSSLGNAFGIALSTTIFAIGTSAFNMQVGAMFGLWFNVILAFISFLLVAFLVPKSQGVQIEK